A region of Mycobacteriales bacterium DNA encodes the following proteins:
- a CDS encoding TrkA C-terminal domain-containing protein, giving the protein MPRKVAIVSLLAIITLSIVVTRVATVMLTATGLSRDIARFQARSAFSGAGFTTNESESVVNHPVRRRIVLQLMLLGAAGVVTSLTSLLLSFADADSSQTATRIAVLGGGLVALRVLAGSSLVDRGLTRLTEWALRRYTSLNVRDYDKLLHISDDYSVAEIDIRTGDWLTGRTLGDLRLRDEGVMVLGIYRRSGLYLGVPRMDTVVEDGDRLVVYGEEDAIPALAERPPGQEGDAAHEQAVASYRSRDQAARRDDAG; this is encoded by the coding sequence GTGCCGCGGAAGGTCGCTATCGTCTCGCTGCTCGCGATCATCACACTGTCGATCGTCGTCACCCGTGTCGCGACGGTGATGCTCACCGCCACCGGCCTGTCTCGCGACATCGCGCGCTTCCAGGCGCGGTCGGCGTTCAGCGGCGCCGGCTTCACCACCAACGAGTCCGAGTCGGTGGTCAACCACCCGGTGCGGCGCCGCATCGTGCTGCAGCTGATGCTGCTCGGTGCCGCCGGTGTCGTCACAAGCCTGACGTCGCTGCTGCTGTCGTTCGCGGACGCCGACAGCTCGCAGACCGCGACCCGGATCGCGGTGCTGGGAGGCGGTCTGGTCGCGCTGCGCGTCCTCGCGGGCAGCTCACTGGTCGACCGCGGGCTGACCCGCCTCACCGAGTGGGCGCTGCGGCGGTACACCAGCCTGAACGTGCGCGACTACGACAAGCTGCTGCACATCAGTGACGACTACAGCGTCGCCGAGATCGACATCCGTACGGGCGACTGGCTGACCGGCCGCACCCTCGGGGATCTCCGCCTGCGCGACGAGGGCGTCATGGTGCTCGGCATCTACCGCCGGTCTGGCCTCTACCTCGGGGTGCCGCGCATGGACACCGTCGTGGAGGACGGCGACCGGCTGGTGGTGTACGGCGAGGAGGACGCCATACCGGCGCTCGCGGAGCGACCCCCCGGCCAGGAGGGCGACGCGGCGCACGAGCAGGCCGTGGCGTCCTACCGGAGCCGGGACCAGGCGGCTCGCCGCGACGACGCCGGCTGA
- a CDS encoding DUF4230 domain-containing protein, which translates to MAEHPSVVRGRDRRWRSVSLTAVVVVLLAIGLQSVNLPSLPSLSNPFGTKTVDRSAPVLLTSLADLARFQAATGSFQVIVDIEKDVGKLPSLVAGERTLFVAQGSVDAYVDFTGIGKDAVTVSADGKRVDVVLPPAALSDARVDPEQSRVYSRQRGVLDRLGGVFSDDPTSERELYLAAQTQMGEAAKAGGLQKRAEDNTRSMLTGLLGTLGYTDVHVAFSPDVRP; encoded by the coding sequence ATGGCTGAGCACCCGAGCGTCGTGCGCGGCCGCGACCGCCGCTGGCGCAGCGTGAGCTTGACCGCTGTCGTCGTCGTGCTGCTCGCGATCGGACTGCAGAGCGTGAACCTGCCGTCGCTGCCGTCGCTGTCGAACCCCTTCGGCACCAAGACGGTCGACCGCAGCGCCCCTGTGCTGCTCACCTCGCTGGCCGATCTGGCGCGCTTCCAGGCGGCCACCGGCAGCTTCCAGGTGATCGTCGACATCGAGAAGGACGTGGGCAAGCTGCCATCGCTGGTGGCCGGCGAGCGGACACTGTTCGTGGCCCAGGGCAGCGTCGACGCCTACGTCGACTTCACGGGGATCGGCAAGGACGCGGTCACGGTTTCCGCCGACGGCAAGCGGGTCGACGTCGTCCTGCCGCCCGCGGCCCTGTCGGACGCGCGGGTCGACCCTGAGCAGAGTCGGGTCTACTCGCGCCAGCGCGGCGTGCTTGACCGCCTCGGTGGGGTCTTCTCCGACGACCCCACCAGCGAGCGGGAGCTGTACCTGGCCGCGCAGACGCAGATGGGCGAGGCGGCCAAGGCCGGCGGGCTGCAGAAGCGGGCCGAGGACAACACCCGCTCCATGCTCACCGGCCTGCTCGGCACGCTCGGCTACACCGACGTGCACGTCGCGTTCTCGCCCGACGTCCGTCCCTAG
- a CDS encoding BCCT family transporter translates to MRKTSPVFWASLSLVLPVVLWGALASESLAAAADDARVFVVDQFGWFYLVTATVLLIGVISLAASRFGRVRLGGDDEQPEFSTLAWFSMLFSAGMGIGLVFWGVAEPVSHFTSPATADAGSAEAARDALQYSFFHWGLHPWAIYSVLALALAYARFRRGWKATISGALRPLLGDRADGPVGSLIDTLAVVATVFGVATSLGLGAAQVNGGLASVFDGVEISSAVQLAVIAVVTMLFLVSALTGIHRGIKWLSLVNITLAVAIFTFVLATASTGKLIGAFTTTLGSYLSELPVLSLQAGPFDETRSEFINGWTVFYWAWWISWSPFVATFVARISRGRTVREFVIGVLGVPTLVSGLWFSVFGAAGILAEQDGAGLSEMATESQLFGLFDTLPLGLFASLAAMLLIVTFFITSADSATFVLGSLSTKGGADPARPVTVAWGLIISASAAVLLVSGGLQGLQTASIVAAFPFSLVLLLTLVALVKGLRSEPTGPGTFTPPRRVEHARVGAER, encoded by the coding sequence ATGCGGAAGACCTCCCCTGTCTTCTGGGCCTCGCTGAGCCTCGTGCTGCCCGTCGTCCTGTGGGGTGCCCTGGCGTCGGAGTCGCTCGCCGCGGCTGCCGACGATGCTCGCGTCTTCGTCGTCGACCAGTTCGGCTGGTTCTATCTCGTGACGGCGACCGTCCTGCTGATCGGCGTCATCTCCCTCGCCGCCTCCCGCTTCGGGAGGGTGCGGCTGGGCGGGGACGACGAGCAGCCGGAGTTCAGCACCCTTGCCTGGTTCTCGATGCTGTTCAGCGCGGGCATGGGCATCGGGCTCGTGTTCTGGGGCGTGGCTGAGCCGGTGTCGCACTTCACCAGCCCTGCGACGGCCGACGCCGGCAGCGCTGAGGCGGCGCGTGACGCGCTGCAGTACTCCTTCTTCCACTGGGGCCTGCACCCGTGGGCGATCTACTCAGTCCTCGCCCTCGCACTGGCCTACGCCCGCTTCCGCCGCGGTTGGAAAGCGACGATCAGCGGCGCCCTCCGTCCGCTGCTCGGGGACCGGGCTGACGGCCCTGTCGGGTCGCTCATCGACACGCTCGCCGTGGTGGCCACCGTCTTCGGCGTCGCGACCTCGCTGGGGCTGGGCGCGGCGCAGGTCAACGGCGGGCTGGCGTCGGTCTTCGACGGCGTCGAGATCTCCTCGGCCGTGCAGCTGGCGGTCATCGCCGTTGTCACGATGCTCTTTCTCGTCTCCGCGCTGACCGGTATCCACCGCGGCATCAAGTGGCTGTCCCTGGTCAACATCACACTGGCCGTTGCGATCTTCACGTTCGTCCTGGCCACCGCCTCGACCGGCAAGCTCATCGGCGCCTTCACCACGACGCTGGGCAGCTACCTCAGCGAGCTGCCGGTCCTGAGCCTGCAGGCCGGGCCGTTCGACGAGACCCGCAGCGAGTTCATCAACGGCTGGACCGTCTTCTACTGGGCCTGGTGGATCTCCTGGTCGCCGTTCGTCGCCACCTTCGTCGCCCGCATCTCCCGCGGGCGGACCGTGCGGGAGTTCGTCATCGGCGTGCTCGGCGTGCCGACGCTCGTCAGCGGCCTGTGGTTCTCGGTGTTCGGCGCCGCCGGAATCCTCGCCGAGCAGGACGGCGCCGGGCTGTCCGAGATGGCGACCGAGTCGCAGCTGTTCGGGCTGTTCGACACCCTTCCGCTGGGGCTGTTCGCGTCGCTGGCAGCGATGCTGCTCATCGTCACCTTCTTCATCACCAGCGCCGACTCGGCGACGTTCGTGCTGGGCTCGCTGAGCACGAAGGGAGGCGCCGACCCCGCTCGTCCGGTCACCGTCGCCTGGGGCCTGATCATCTCCGCATCGGCCGCGGTGCTGCTGGTCAGCGGCGGGCTGCAGGGGCTGCAGACGGCGTCCATCGTCGCGGCGTTCCCCTTCTCGTTGGTGCTCCTGCTGACGCTCGTCGCGCTGGTCAAGGGGTTGCGCAGCGAGCCGACCGGCCCGGGCACGTTCACGCCGCCGCGGCGAGTCGAGCACGCGCGGGTCGGCGCAGAGCGGTAA